The Toxorhynchites rutilus septentrionalis strain SRP chromosome 3, ASM2978413v1, whole genome shotgun sequence genome includes a region encoding these proteins:
- the LOC129776075 gene encoding glucosamine-6-phosphate isomerase isoform X3 encodes MRLIILDTASYVGEWSAKYVMKRINDFKPGPDKYFTLGLPTGSTPLGLYRNLIKFHQEGKISFKYVKTFNMDEYVDLPRDHPESYHYFMWHNFFKHIDIDPVNVHILDGNAPDLVAECNAFEDKIKAAGGIELFIGGIGPDGHIAFNEPGSSLVSRTRVKTLAQDTLEANARFFGNDINKVPKQALTVGVGTVMDAREVMILIIGAHKAFALYKAIEEGVNHMWTVSAFQQHPHTIMICDEDATLELRVKTVKYFKTLYDVHSKLIEGT; translated from the exons ATGCGTCTCATTATCCTGGACACTGCCAGCTATGTCGGCGAGTGGTCGGCCAAGTACGTGATGAAACGTATCAATGACTTCAAACCCGGCCCGGACAAATATTTTACGCTGGGCCTACCGACTGGCTCCACGCCGCTTGGCCTCTATCGGAATCTTATCAAGTTCCACCAAGAGGGCAAAATTTCCTTCAAATACGTGAAAACCTTCAATATGGACGAATACGTTGATCTGCCGCGGGATCACCCGGAAAGCTATCACTACTTCATGTGGCACAACTTCTTCAAACACATTGACATCGACCCGGTGAATGTTCACATCCTGGACGGGAATGCACCGGACCTGGTGGCGGAGTGCAATGCCTTCGAGGATAAAATCAAGGCAGCCGGCGGGATTGAGTTGTTTATCGGTGGAATCGGACCGGACGGACATATCGCCTTCAACGAGCCCGGTTCGTCGTTGGTTTCGAGGACCCGAGTTAAAACGCTCGCTCAGGATACGCTGGAGGCGAATGCGCGCTTCTTCGGAAACGACATCAACAAGGTGCCGAAGCAGGCGCTTACCGTGGGGGTGGGGACTGTGATGGACGCGAGGGAGGTAATGATTCTAATTATTGGCGCCCACAAGGCATTCGCACTGTACAAAGCCATCGAGGAGGGAGTGAACCATATGTGGACCGTCAGTGCCTTCCAGCAGCATCCCCACACGATAATGATATGCGACGAGGACGCCACGCTGGAGCTGCGGGTTAAGACAGTGAAATATTTCAAG ACCCTGTACGATGTTCACTCGAAGCTGATTGAGGGCACGTAA
- the LOC129776075 gene encoding glucosamine-6-phosphate isomerase isoform X1: protein MRLIILDTASYVGEWSAKYVMKRINDFKPGPDKYFTLGLPTGSTPLGLYRNLIKFHQEGKISFKYVKTFNMDEYVDLPRDHPESYHYFMWHNFFKHIDIDPVNVHILDGNAPDLVAECNAFEDKIKAAGGIELFIGGIGPDGHIAFNEPGSSLVSRTRVKTLAQDTLEANARFFGNDINKVPKQALTVGVGTVMDAREVMILIIGAHKAFALYKAIEEGVNHMWTVSAFQQHPHTIMICDEDATLELRVKTVKYFKALSTVHHKLIEEDVKDVRQLK from the exons ATGCGTCTCATTATCCTGGACACTGCCAGCTATGTCGGCGAGTGGTCGGCCAAGTACGTGATGAAACGTATCAATGACTTCAAACCCGGCCCGGACAAATATTTTACGCTGGGCCTACCGACTGGCTCCACGCCGCTTGGCCTCTATCGGAATCTTATCAAGTTCCACCAAGAGGGCAAAATTTCCTTCAAATACGTGAAAACCTTCAATATGGACGAATACGTTGATCTGCCGCGGGATCACCCGGAAAGCTATCACTACTTCATGTGGCACAACTTCTTCAAACACATTGACATCGACCCGGTGAATGTTCACATCCTGGACGGGAATGCACCGGACCTGGTGGCGGAGTGCAATGCCTTCGAGGATAAAATCAAGGCAGCCGGCGGGATTGAGTTGTTTATCGGTGGAATCGGACCGGACGGACATATCGCCTTCAACGAGCCCGGTTCGTCGTTGGTTTCGAGGACCCGAGTTAAAACGCTCGCTCAGGATACGCTGGAGGCGAATGCGCGCTTCTTCGGAAACGACATCAACAAGGTGCCGAAGCAGGCGCTTACCGTGGGGGTGGGGACTGTGATGGACGCGAGGGAGGTAATGATTCTAATTATTGGCGCCCACAAGGCATTCGCACTGTACAAAGCCATCGAGGAGGGAGTGAACCATATGTGGACCGTCAGTGCCTTCCAGCAGCATCCCCACACGATAATGATATGCGACGAGGACGCCACGCTGGAGCTGCGGGTTAAGACAGTGAAATATTTCAAG GCCCTCAGCACCGTCCATCACAAGCTGATCGAAGAGGACGTTAAGGACGTGAGGCAGCTGAAGTAA
- the LOC129776075 gene encoding glucosamine-6-phosphate isomerase isoform X2: MRLIILDTASYVGEWSAKYVMKRINDFKPGPDKYFTLGLPTGSTPLGLYRNLIKFHQEGKISFKYVKTFNMDEYVDLPRDHPESYHYFMWHNFFKHIDIDPVNVHILDGNAPDLVAECNAFEDKIKAAGGIELFIGGIGPDGHIAFNEPGSSLVSRTRVKTLAQDTLEANARFFGNDINKVPKQALTVGVGTVMDAREVMILIIGAHKAFALYKAIEEGVNHMWTVSAFQQHPHTIMICDEDATLELRVKTVKYFKDCYVLASASGDLDAATRPN, encoded by the exons ATGCGTCTCATTATCCTGGACACTGCCAGCTATGTCGGCGAGTGGTCGGCCAAGTACGTGATGAAACGTATCAATGACTTCAAACCCGGCCCGGACAAATATTTTACGCTGGGCCTACCGACTGGCTCCACGCCGCTTGGCCTCTATCGGAATCTTATCAAGTTCCACCAAGAGGGCAAAATTTCCTTCAAATACGTGAAAACCTTCAATATGGACGAATACGTTGATCTGCCGCGGGATCACCCGGAAAGCTATCACTACTTCATGTGGCACAACTTCTTCAAACACATTGACATCGACCCGGTGAATGTTCACATCCTGGACGGGAATGCACCGGACCTGGTGGCGGAGTGCAATGCCTTCGAGGATAAAATCAAGGCAGCCGGCGGGATTGAGTTGTTTATCGGTGGAATCGGACCGGACGGACATATCGCCTTCAACGAGCCCGGTTCGTCGTTGGTTTCGAGGACCCGAGTTAAAACGCTCGCTCAGGATACGCTGGAGGCGAATGCGCGCTTCTTCGGAAACGACATCAACAAGGTGCCGAAGCAGGCGCTTACCGTGGGGGTGGGGACTGTGATGGACGCGAGGGAGGTAATGATTCTAATTATTGGCGCCCACAAGGCATTCGCACTGTACAAAGCCATCGAGGAGGGAGTGAACCATATGTGGACCGTCAGTGCCTTCCAGCAGCATCCCCACACGATAATGATATGCGACGAGGACGCCACGCTGGAGCTGCGGGTTAAGACAGTGAAATATTTCAAG GATTGTTACGTTCTGGCTTCCGCTAGTGGCGATCTTGACGCCGCCACCCGACCCAACTGA